From a single Pseudophryne corroboree isolate aPseCor3 chromosome 6, aPseCor3.hap2, whole genome shotgun sequence genomic region:
- the LOC134936355 gene encoding histone H1C-like encodes MAETAPVAAAVPPSEVAAKKKRQPKKAAGGAKKSGKSSGPSVSELIVKAVAASKERSGVSLAALKKALAAGGYDVERNNSRIKVGVKGLVTKGTLTQVKGTGASGSFKLNKKQVESKKAAQKSLKPKKPAAKKVVKSPKKPKKAPSAAKTPKKVKKPATAAAAKSPKKPIAVKPKKAAKSPAKKAAKPKAAKSPDKKAAKPKARKSPAKKAAKPKKAAAKK; translated from the coding sequence ATGGCGGAAACTGCCCCCGTCGCCGCCGCTGTTCCTCCATCAGAGGTcgcagccaaaaagaagaggcagccgaagAAAGCTGCTGGAGGAGCAAAGAAGAGCGGCAAGTCTTCTGGACCCAGCGTCTCCGAGCTGATCGTAAAAGCCGTGGCCGCCTCTAAAGAGCGCAGCGGGGTTTCTCTTgccgccctgaagaaggctctggctgccggaggctacgatgtggagaggaacaacAGCCGCATCAAAGTGGGGGTGAAAGGATTAGTGACCAAAGGAACTCTCACCCAGGTGAAAGGTACCGGCGCTTCCGGCTCCTTCAAGCTCAATAAGAAACAAGTGGAAAGCAAGAAGGCCGCCCAGAAGTCCCTGAAGCCCAAGAAACCTGCAGCGAAGAAAGTGGTCAAATCCCCGAAGAAGCCCAAGAAGGCTCCGAGTGCAGCCAAGACCCCGAAAAAGGTGAAGAAACCCGCTACAGCGGCTGctgccaaaagcccaaagaagcctaTAGCCGTGAAGCCTAAGAAGGCGGCCAAGAGTCCCgccaagaaggcggcgaagcccaaagcTGCCAAGAGTCCGGACAAGAAGGCAGCGAAGCCAAAAGCCAGAAAAAGCCCGGCCAAGAAGGCAGCTAAGCCTAAGAAAGCTGCGGCCAAGAAGTGA